DNA sequence from the Actinacidiphila yeochonensis CN732 genome:
GTGGAGGGAGTCGGGCGAGCGGGGTTTTGGGCGGCACATGGGAACTCAGGCACCGCCAAAGCCCCATTCGTGTCGGCGCTACCGGTAGACTGGTAACACACCGCCCTCCCCTGGCAGTCCGACGGGCCCGACAGGGGGAACCCAGCGGACCATGTCGAACGACGCAGCCGATCCCGCCTCGGCGGGGACCGGCTCGTGCTGTGCCAGAAAGGGCGCTTCGTGGCCGATTCCGGCAACCCCAACGAGAACTCCACAAGGTCCTACGACGCCAGTGCGATCACCGTGCTGGAAGGGCTCGACGCGGTGCGCAAGCGCCCCGGCATGTACATCGGCTCGACCGGCGAGCGCGGCCTGCACCACCTCGTGCAGGAAGTGGTCGACAACTCGGTCGACGAGGCGATGGCCGGCCACGCGGACACCATCGAGGTCACGGTCCTTCCCGACGGCGGCGTGCGGGTCGTCGACAACGGCCGCGGCATCCCGGTGGGCATCATCCCCTCCGAGGGGAAGCCCGCCGTCGAGGTCGTGCTGACCGTGCTGCACGCCGGCGGCAAGTTCGGCGGCGGCGGCTACGCCGTCTCCGGCGGTCTGCACGGTGTCGGCGTCTCCGTGGTGAACGCGCTGTCGACCCGGGTCGCGGTCGAGGTGCGCACCGACGGCTACCGCTGGACCCAGGAGTACAAGCTGGGCGTGCCGGTCGCGCCGCTGGCCCGGAACGAGGCCACCGAGGAGACCGGCACGTCGGTCACCTTCTGGGCCGACCCGGACATCTTCGAGACCACGGACTACTCCTTCGAGACGCTCACGCGGCGCTTCCAGGAGATGGCGTTCCTCAACAAGGGTCTGAAGATCTCCCTGACCGACCTGCGCGCGGACCACGTGGACGAGGAGGGCGCGCCGCTCACGGCGACGTACCACTACGAGGGCGGCATCGTCGACTTCGTGAAGTACCTCAACTCGCGCAAGGGCGAGCTGGTCCACCCGACCGTCATCGACGTCGAGGCCGAGGACACCGAGCGGATGCTGTCCGCCGAGGTGGCCATGCAGTGGAACACCCAGTACAGCGAGGGTGTCTACAGCTTCGCCAACACCATCCACACCCACGAGGGCGGCACCCACGAGGAGGGCTTCCGCGCCGCGCTGACCCAGCTGGTCAACCGGTACGCGCGGGAGAAGAAGCTGCTGCGTGAGAAGGACGACAACCTCACCGGCGAGGACATCCGCGAGGGTCTGACCGCGATCATCTCGGTCAAGCTCGGCGAGCCGCAGTTCGAGGGCCAGACGAAGACCAAGCTCGGCAACACCGAGGCCAAGGCGTTCGTGCAGAAGGTCGTCTACGAGCACCTGGCCGACTGGCTGGACCGCAACCCCAACGAGGCCACGGACATCATCCGCAAGGCGATCCAGGCGGCCACCGCCCGGGT
Encoded proteins:
- the gyrB gene encoding DNA topoisomerase (ATP-hydrolyzing) subunit B translates to MLCQKGRFVADSGNPNENSTRSYDASAITVLEGLDAVRKRPGMYIGSTGERGLHHLVQEVVDNSVDEAMAGHADTIEVTVLPDGGVRVVDNGRGIPVGIIPSEGKPAVEVVLTVLHAGGKFGGGGYAVSGGLHGVGVSVVNALSTRVAVEVRTDGYRWTQEYKLGVPVAPLARNEATEETGTSVTFWADPDIFETTDYSFETLTRRFQEMAFLNKGLKISLTDLRADHVDEEGAPLTATYHYEGGIVDFVKYLNSRKGELVHPTVIDVEAEDTERMLSAEVAMQWNTQYSEGVYSFANTIHTHEGGTHEEGFRAALTQLVNRYAREKKLLREKDDNLTGEDIREGLTAIISVKLGEPQFEGQTKTKLGNTEAKAFVQKVVYEHLADWLDRNPNEATDIIRKAIQAATARVAARKARDLTRRKGLLESASLPGKLADCQSNDPAKCEIFIVEGDSAGGSAKSGRNPQYQAILPIRGKILNVEKARIDKILQNQEIQALISAFGTGVHEDFDISKLRYHKIILMADADVDGQHINTLLLTFLFRFMRPLVEAGHVYLSRPPLYKLKWGRDDFEYAYSDAERDALIALGRENGKRVREDSIQRFKGLGEMNAEELRVTTMDIDHRVLGQVTLDDAALADDLFSVLMGEDVEARRSFIQRNAKDVRFLDI